A single window of Salvia splendens isolate huo1 chromosome 8, SspV2, whole genome shotgun sequence DNA harbors:
- the LOC121744864 gene encoding GBF-interacting protein 1-like isoform X2, translating to MSGGVKGGASRVSIPSGVKKTIDNIKEITGQNHSEDEIYAMLKECSMDPNETTQKLLLLDTFHEVKRKRDRRNENQNKEPAEKWKPGTQTRPNRAGRGNYPLRFVSHDAGGGRNSPAIKGSSASHFTVKSTSKAPIAAPQDARKSGTSSGTSLITGVSNGPSGITLQRANPTTAIPNKSEKPLMVSSSIDSVKSLSTPQVKNIQQHQILESSKNATSIPSASGSYISSTDSVLLPSQDYPPPSAVGSIHLELGSQQSPSQMVGDIPTGNRSTSPEISASEFGTAIEQKMPRDLKRVGNSQNSESAQTPSTVNVSSGSRPSSNYNNRSQVIGPQKVGPGKEWKPKSTNPNVSQGATAASLLDVSIVSVGSHLESLTTPAAATTNEATLELQKKLEDSQISERQHVILPNNLHVPKVEKLGFCFGSFDASFTLDNQNGLPADKSPSPSESSENIEEPVEDLELSNQASLADVEDTEPKYPEEPQSPSQGPDKFASGEVEVSSSITTIYNDPIIEVAPGSQPHPLVHTSSNYGFGFMPPILGGQLPTSENSESHTRDAPRLPGFVVPQSFDPANYYAQHDGRISPFHAAGAANKYNGNAAMVSAQTSQNPQELQSGAPLVRSTASPPPLATQAAGVMQSSIPASQQPHPMFRQPPGVHLPHYPPTYIPYGHYFSPYYVQPPPTIHPFLSNGAFPQQPQPGSLYPTAPGTAAKYSASQYKQGANTGSSAPTGVPGNYGPYGLSPANYTTGSAPAPVTSTSNEDIGSPHVKENNVYSSGQQQNEGPSVWFTTPGRDICTLHASSFYNLPQGQLAFTSNQTGHGTFTGIFHPAAQAVAPQNVHPLLQQSQGITNPADMVGPTGNVYQQQQPQHAQLNWPSNY from the exons atgagcgGTGGGGTTAAGGGAGGTGCAAGTAGGGTTTCGATTCCCAGTGGCGTTAAGAAGACGATCGATAACATAAAGGAGATTACTGGCCAGAATCACTCCGAAGATGAGATTTATGCAATGCTCAAGGAATGTTCCATGGATCCCAACGAAACTACTCAGAAGCTTCTACTTCTCG ATACCTTTCATGAAGTAAAAAGAAAACGTGACAGGAGAAATGAG AATCAAAATAAGGAGCCTGCAGAGAAGTGGAAACCTGGAACCCAGACAAGACCAAATAGAGCTGGTCGTGGGAACTATCCACTGCGATTTGTATCTCATG ATGCTGGTGGCGGAAGAAATTCTCCTGCTATAAAGGGAAGTTCTGCCAGTCACTTCACTGTGAAAAGTACTAGCAAGGCTCCCATAGCTGCTCCACAAGATGCGAGAAAGAGTGGCACTTCTTCTGGTACCAG CCTGATTACTGGTGTGTCTAATGGTCCTTCTGGGATCACCCTCCAGAGAGCTAATCCAACAACTGCTATCCCCAATAAATCAGAGAAACCTCTGATGGTTTCGTCCTCAATTGATTCTGTGAAAAGCCTCAGTACTCCTCAGGTGAAGAACATCCAGCAGCACCAGATACTGGAGTCGTCTAAAAATGCTACATCTATTCCTTCAGCCTCAGGATCCTATATCTCCTCTACAGATTCAGTGCTTTTACCCTCTCAAGACTATCCACCCCCTAGTGCAGTAGGTAGCATTCATCTTGAATTGGGAAGCCAGCAAAGCCCTAGTCAAATGGTTGGTGATATACCTACTGGCAACAGATCTACTTCTCCTGAAATAT CTGCTTCAGAGTTTGGAACTGCCATTGAACAAAAGATGCCCCGTGATCTCAAGAGAGTTGGAAACAGTCAAAATTCAGAGTCTGCCCAAACTCCTTCTACAGTTAATGTTTCTTCTGGTAGTAGGCCTTCATCTAATTACAACAATCGGTCTCAAGTGATTGGTCCCCAAAAGG TTGGTCCTGGCAAAGAGTGGAAACCCAAATCTACAAACCCCAATGTTAGTCAAGGTGCTACTGCAGCTTCTTTATTAGATGTTTCCATAGTGTCTGTTGGAAGTCATCTGGAATCGCTGACTACTCCTGCTGCTGCCACTACAAATGAAGCAACTCTGGAGTTGCAGAAGAAGTTAGAGGACTCGCAAATTTCAGAGAGGCAACATGTGATTTTACCAAATAATCTACATGTCCCTAAAGTTGAAAAACTTGGGTTTTGTTTTGGAAGTTTTGATGCTTCCTTCACTCTGGACAACCAAAATGGTCTTCCAGCTGATAAGAGTCCATCACCGTCAGAATCCTCTGAGAATATCGAGGAACCTGTGGAAGATCTGGAATTAAG CAATCAGGCTTCTTTGGCAGATGTGGAGGATACTGAACCAAAGTATCCTGAAGAACCCCAATCACCTTCACAAGGACCAGACAAATTTGCATCTGGTGAGGTTGAAGTCTCATCCTCTATTACAACTATTTATAATGATCCCATTATAGAGGTTGCTCCTGGAAGCCAGCCACATCCTTTGGTCCACACTTCTTCAAACTACGGTTTTGGTTTCATGCCTCCAATATTGGGCGGCCAGCTTCCAACTTCTGAAAATTCAGAGTCTCACACTCGTGATGCTCCTCGACTTCCAGGCTTTGTT GTGCCGCAATCTTTTGACCCGGCAAACTATTATGCACAACATGATGGCCGCATTTCCCCTTTTCACGCTGCTGGAGCTGCAAACAAGTATAATGGAAATGCTGCTATGGTCTCTGCTCAGACTTCTCAGAACCCTCAAGAG TTGCAGAGCGGTGCCCCTTTGGTTAGGTCCACGGCATCTCCGCCGCCACTTGCGACTCAAGCTGCTGGGGTAATGCAGAGCTCCATACCTGCATCGCAGCAGCCGCATCCTATGTTCAGGCAACCACCTGGTGTTCATCTACCCCATTATCCTCCTACCTACATTCCGTATGGTCACTATTTCTCCCCATACTATGTCCAGCCGCCACCTACAATTCATCCGTTCTTAAGCAACGGCGCCTTTCCTCAGCAACCCCAGCCTGGCAGTTTATATCCAACAGCACCTGGGACAGCTGCCAAATATTCAGCTTCACAGTATAAGCAAGGAGCAAATACAGGAAGCTCTGCTCCCACTGGAGTACCTGGCAACTACGGGCCGTACGGTCTTTCGCCAGCCAACTATACCACCGGTTCTGCCCCAGCTCCTGTTACTTCAACATCAAATGAGGATATTGGTTCCCCACACGTAAAGGAGAATAATGTCTATAGCAGTGGCCAGCAGCAG AATGAAGGTCCCAGTGTATGGTTCACCACCCCGGGTCGGGATATTTGTACCTTGCATGCAAGTTCATTCTACAATCTTCCTCAGGGTCAGCTCGCTTTCACCTCAAATCAGACAGGCCATGGAACCTTCACTGGGATTTTCCACCCTGCTGCACAGGCAGTGGCACCGCAAAACGTTCACCCTCTTTTGCAACAATCTCAAGGCATTACAAATCCTGCAGACATGGTAGGACCGACTGGCAATGTTTACCAGCAGCAGCAGCCTCAGCACGCACAACTTAACTGGCCGAGCAACTACTAA
- the LOC121744864 gene encoding GBF-interacting protein 1-like isoform X1, giving the protein MSGGVKGGASRVSIPSGVKKTIDNIKEITGQNHSEDEIYAMLKECSMDPNETTQKLLLLDTFHEVKRKRDRRNENQNKEPAEKWKPGTQTRPNRAGRGNYPLRFVSHDAGGGRNSPAIKGSSASHFTVKSTSKAPIAAPQDARKSGTSSGTSLITGVSNGPSGITLQRANPTTAIPNKSEKPLMVSSSIDSVKSLSTPQVKNIQQHQILESSKNATSIPSASGSYISSTDSVLLPSQDYPPPSAVGSIHLELGSQQSPSQMVGDIPTGNRSTSPEILAASEFGTAIEQKMPRDLKRVGNSQNSESAQTPSTVNVSSGSRPSSNYNNRSQVIGPQKVGPGKEWKPKSTNPNVSQGATAASLLDVSIVSVGSHLESLTTPAAATTNEATLELQKKLEDSQISERQHVILPNNLHVPKVEKLGFCFGSFDASFTLDNQNGLPADKSPSPSESSENIEEPVEDLELSNQASLADVEDTEPKYPEEPQSPSQGPDKFASGEVEVSSSITTIYNDPIIEVAPGSQPHPLVHTSSNYGFGFMPPILGGQLPTSENSESHTRDAPRLPGFVVPQSFDPANYYAQHDGRISPFHAAGAANKYNGNAAMVSAQTSQNPQELQSGAPLVRSTASPPPLATQAAGVMQSSIPASQQPHPMFRQPPGVHLPHYPPTYIPYGHYFSPYYVQPPPTIHPFLSNGAFPQQPQPGSLYPTAPGTAAKYSASQYKQGANTGSSAPTGVPGNYGPYGLSPANYTTGSAPAPVTSTSNEDIGSPHVKENNVYSSGQQQNEGPSVWFTTPGRDICTLHASSFYNLPQGQLAFTSNQTGHGTFTGIFHPAAQAVAPQNVHPLLQQSQGITNPADMVGPTGNVYQQQQPQHAQLNWPSNY; this is encoded by the exons atgagcgGTGGGGTTAAGGGAGGTGCAAGTAGGGTTTCGATTCCCAGTGGCGTTAAGAAGACGATCGATAACATAAAGGAGATTACTGGCCAGAATCACTCCGAAGATGAGATTTATGCAATGCTCAAGGAATGTTCCATGGATCCCAACGAAACTACTCAGAAGCTTCTACTTCTCG ATACCTTTCATGAAGTAAAAAGAAAACGTGACAGGAGAAATGAG AATCAAAATAAGGAGCCTGCAGAGAAGTGGAAACCTGGAACCCAGACAAGACCAAATAGAGCTGGTCGTGGGAACTATCCACTGCGATTTGTATCTCATG ATGCTGGTGGCGGAAGAAATTCTCCTGCTATAAAGGGAAGTTCTGCCAGTCACTTCACTGTGAAAAGTACTAGCAAGGCTCCCATAGCTGCTCCACAAGATGCGAGAAAGAGTGGCACTTCTTCTGGTACCAG CCTGATTACTGGTGTGTCTAATGGTCCTTCTGGGATCACCCTCCAGAGAGCTAATCCAACAACTGCTATCCCCAATAAATCAGAGAAACCTCTGATGGTTTCGTCCTCAATTGATTCTGTGAAAAGCCTCAGTACTCCTCAGGTGAAGAACATCCAGCAGCACCAGATACTGGAGTCGTCTAAAAATGCTACATCTATTCCTTCAGCCTCAGGATCCTATATCTCCTCTACAGATTCAGTGCTTTTACCCTCTCAAGACTATCCACCCCCTAGTGCAGTAGGTAGCATTCATCTTGAATTGGGAAGCCAGCAAAGCCCTAGTCAAATGGTTGGTGATATACCTACTGGCAACAGATCTACTTCTCCTGAAATAT TAGCTGCTTCAGAGTTTGGAACTGCCATTGAACAAAAGATGCCCCGTGATCTCAAGAGAGTTGGAAACAGTCAAAATTCAGAGTCTGCCCAAACTCCTTCTACAGTTAATGTTTCTTCTGGTAGTAGGCCTTCATCTAATTACAACAATCGGTCTCAAGTGATTGGTCCCCAAAAGG TTGGTCCTGGCAAAGAGTGGAAACCCAAATCTACAAACCCCAATGTTAGTCAAGGTGCTACTGCAGCTTCTTTATTAGATGTTTCCATAGTGTCTGTTGGAAGTCATCTGGAATCGCTGACTACTCCTGCTGCTGCCACTACAAATGAAGCAACTCTGGAGTTGCAGAAGAAGTTAGAGGACTCGCAAATTTCAGAGAGGCAACATGTGATTTTACCAAATAATCTACATGTCCCTAAAGTTGAAAAACTTGGGTTTTGTTTTGGAAGTTTTGATGCTTCCTTCACTCTGGACAACCAAAATGGTCTTCCAGCTGATAAGAGTCCATCACCGTCAGAATCCTCTGAGAATATCGAGGAACCTGTGGAAGATCTGGAATTAAG CAATCAGGCTTCTTTGGCAGATGTGGAGGATACTGAACCAAAGTATCCTGAAGAACCCCAATCACCTTCACAAGGACCAGACAAATTTGCATCTGGTGAGGTTGAAGTCTCATCCTCTATTACAACTATTTATAATGATCCCATTATAGAGGTTGCTCCTGGAAGCCAGCCACATCCTTTGGTCCACACTTCTTCAAACTACGGTTTTGGTTTCATGCCTCCAATATTGGGCGGCCAGCTTCCAACTTCTGAAAATTCAGAGTCTCACACTCGTGATGCTCCTCGACTTCCAGGCTTTGTT GTGCCGCAATCTTTTGACCCGGCAAACTATTATGCACAACATGATGGCCGCATTTCCCCTTTTCACGCTGCTGGAGCTGCAAACAAGTATAATGGAAATGCTGCTATGGTCTCTGCTCAGACTTCTCAGAACCCTCAAGAG TTGCAGAGCGGTGCCCCTTTGGTTAGGTCCACGGCATCTCCGCCGCCACTTGCGACTCAAGCTGCTGGGGTAATGCAGAGCTCCATACCTGCATCGCAGCAGCCGCATCCTATGTTCAGGCAACCACCTGGTGTTCATCTACCCCATTATCCTCCTACCTACATTCCGTATGGTCACTATTTCTCCCCATACTATGTCCAGCCGCCACCTACAATTCATCCGTTCTTAAGCAACGGCGCCTTTCCTCAGCAACCCCAGCCTGGCAGTTTATATCCAACAGCACCTGGGACAGCTGCCAAATATTCAGCTTCACAGTATAAGCAAGGAGCAAATACAGGAAGCTCTGCTCCCACTGGAGTACCTGGCAACTACGGGCCGTACGGTCTTTCGCCAGCCAACTATACCACCGGTTCTGCCCCAGCTCCTGTTACTTCAACATCAAATGAGGATATTGGTTCCCCACACGTAAAGGAGAATAATGTCTATAGCAGTGGCCAGCAGCAG AATGAAGGTCCCAGTGTATGGTTCACCACCCCGGGTCGGGATATTTGTACCTTGCATGCAAGTTCATTCTACAATCTTCCTCAGGGTCAGCTCGCTTTCACCTCAAATCAGACAGGCCATGGAACCTTCACTGGGATTTTCCACCCTGCTGCACAGGCAGTGGCACCGCAAAACGTTCACCCTCTTTTGCAACAATCTCAAGGCATTACAAATCCTGCAGACATGGTAGGACCGACTGGCAATGTTTACCAGCAGCAGCAGCCTCAGCACGCACAACTTAACTGGCCGAGCAACTACTAA
- the LOC121743207 gene encoding ribulose-1,5 bisphosphate carboxylase/oxygenase large subunit N-methyltransferase, chloroplastic-like, giving the protein MAGASRILQTTFLPTFSKNPSLHTTRSHSHACCVPPTTKRGSFFDRIRCSVAAAGEDTAMAGVLWGCDVDSVDNAAALQAWLSESGLPPQKMGIQKVEVGERGLVALKNVRKGEKLLFVPPSLFITADSNWSCREAGEVLKQYNVPDWPLLATYLISEACLMNSSRWSNYIAALPRQPYSLLYWTRPELDRYLEASQIRQRAIERINDVTGTYIDLRDRIFSKHPDLFPAEVFNMESYRWSFGILFSRLVRLPSMDGRVALVPWADMLNHSCEVDTFLDYDRSSQGVVFTTDRAYQPGEQVFISYGKKSNGELLLSYGFVPREGTNPSDSVELSLSISKSDKCYKEKVAALKKQGLSATQCFPLQITGWPLELMAYAYLAVSPPSMISQFDEMAAAASNKTTSKKDIRYGEIEEDALQFILDSCEACISKYSKFLQSSGSMDLDVTNPKLLNRKAFLKQLAVDLCTSERRMLFRAQYILRRRLRDIRSGELKALRLFDGLRKLFK; this is encoded by the exons ATGGCAGGAGCTTCAAGAATCCTGCAAACGACGTTCCTACCCACTTTCTCAAAAAACCCATCTCTCCACACCACCAGATCCCACTCCCACGCCTGCTGCGTCCCACCAACCACCAAAAGAGGCTCCTTTTTCGACCGAATCAGGTGCTCTGTCGCCGCCGCCGGCGAGGACACCGCCATGGCAGGCGTGCTGTGGGGATGCGATGTCGACTCCGTGGACAACGCCGCGGCGCTGCAGGCGTGGCTTTCGGAGAGCGGGCTGCCGCCGCAGAAGATGGGCATACAGAAGGTGGAGGTCGGAGAGAGAGGGCTTGTTGCTCTCAAGAATGTTAGGAAGGGAGAGAAGCTGCTTTTTGTGCCTCCCTCTCTCTTCATCACTGCTGATTCT AACTGGAGCTGTCGTGAGGCCGGTGAGGTGCTAAAACAGTACAACGTGCCAGATTGGCCACTGCTTGCAACCTACTTGATCAGCGAGGCATGTCTCATGAACTCTTCAAGATGGAGCAACTACATTGCAGCCTTGCCGAGGCAGCCCTATTCACTTCTCTACTG GACACGTCCGGAGCTAGACAGATATCTTGAAGCCTCACAAATAAGACAACGTGCAATTGAGAGGATCAACGATGTTACTGGAAC ATACATTGACTTAAGGGACAGGATTTTTTCCAAGCATCCTGATTTATTTCCTGCAGAG GTCTTCAACATGGAAAGTTACAGATGGTCGTTCGGCATACTTTTTTCTCGCTTG GTTCGTCTACCCTCGATGGATGGAAGGGTTGCTTTGGTTCCTTGGGCAGATATGCTTAACCATAGCTGCGAG GTAGATACGTTTCTTGATTATGACAGATCATCTCAGGGGGTAGTTTTCACTACAGATAGAGCATATCAGCCAGGCGAGCAG GTCTTCATATCATATGGTAAGAAATCCAACGGAGAGCTGTTGCTTTCATATGGATTCGTGCCCCGGGAAGGAACCAACCCTAGCGACTCCGTTGAGCTGTCTCTTTCCATCAGCAAGTCCGACAAGTGCTACAAAGAGAAGGTGGCAGCTCTCAAGAAGCAGGGACTGTCCGC GACACAGTGTTTTCCTCTACAAATAACCGGCTGGCCATTGGAGCTGATGGCCTATGCCTACCTAGCAGTCAGCCCCCCTAGCATGATCAGCCAGTTTGATGAG ATGGCTGCTGCAGCGTCTAACAAGACGACATCCAAGAAGGACATCCGGTATGGTGAAATAGAGGAAGACGCGTTGCAGTTCATACTTGATTCTTGTGAGGCCTGCATATCTAAGTACTCCAAGTTCCTTCAG TCGAGTGGATCAATGGATTTGGACGTGACAAACCCAAAGCTTCTCAACAGGAAAGCGTTCCTGAAGCAGCTTGCTGTTGATCTGTGTACCAGTGAGCGGAGGATGCTGTTTCGTGCACAATAT ATACTGAGACGGCGGCTGAGAGATATCAGGAGCGGCGAGTTGAAGGCGCTGAGGCTGTTTGACGGCTTGAGGAAGCTCTTCAAGTGA
- the LOC121743208 gene encoding uncharacterized protein LOC121743208 isoform X2: protein MWQRLRNGWTRAGHSRADQFYASYPAGTELLTDTGKLYKAALGNCFEIEEWGPIEWSILAKHFERQGKSPYAYHSQYMAHLASLGQLDGSG from the exons ATGTGGCAGCGGCTCCGCAATGGCTG GACGAGAGCTGGACACTCGAGGGCTGATCAGTTCTATGCATCTTATCCAGCTGGTACTGAGCTTCTTACCGATACTGGGAAG TTGTATAAAGCTGCACTTGGCAATTGCTTTGAAATAGAGGAGTGGGGGCCGATTGAATGGAGCATTTTGGCTAAACATTTTGAACGGCAAGGGAAATCACCGTATGCTTACCATTCA CAATATATGGCACATCTGGCCTCCCTCGGGCAACTGGATGGAAGCGGCTAG
- the LOC121743208 gene encoding uncharacterized protein LOC121743208 isoform X1: MWQRLRNGWLEILNIQKFRRIVSYTGFFCFSTLINFAYTNNTTRAGHSRADQFYASYPAGTELLTDTGKLYKAALGNCFEIEEWGPIEWSILAKHFERQGKSPYAYHSQYMAHLASLGQLDGSG, translated from the exons ATGTGGCAGCGGCTCCGCAATGGCTGGTTAGAGATTCTGAACATTCAGAAGTTCAGGAGAATCGTGTCTTACACTGgctttttctgtttttctacGCTGATCAACTTTGCTTACACCAACAATAC GACGAGAGCTGGACACTCGAGGGCTGATCAGTTCTATGCATCTTATCCAGCTGGTACTGAGCTTCTTACCGATACTGGGAAG TTGTATAAAGCTGCACTTGGCAATTGCTTTGAAATAGAGGAGTGGGGGCCGATTGAATGGAGCATTTTGGCTAAACATTTTGAACGGCAAGGGAAATCACCGTATGCTTACCATTCA CAATATATGGCACATCTGGCCTCCCTCGGGCAACTGGATGGAAGCGGCTAG
- the LOC121744984 gene encoding acetyl-CoA acetyltransferase, cytosolic 1-like → MAPEAASINPKDVCIVGVARTPMGGFLGSLSSVPATKLGSIAIQSALKRATIDPSLVQEVFFGNVLSANLGQAPARQAALGAGIPNSVVCTTINKVCASGMKATMLAAQSIQLGLNDVVVAGGMESMSNAPKYIAEARKGSRLGHDSLVDGMLKDGLWDVYNDVGMGVCAELCAEHHSITREQQDDFAVQSFERGIAAQDANSFAWEITPVEVSGGRGRPSTIVDKDEGLGKFDAAKLRKLRPSFKETGGTVTAGNASSISDGAAALVLVSGQKALELGLTVIAKISGYADAAHAPELFTTAPALAIPKALKNAGIEASKVDYYEINEAFAVVALANQKLLDLSPERVNIHGGAVSLGHPLGCSGARILVTLLGVLRQKNGKYGVGGVCNGGGGASALVLELV, encoded by the exons ATGGCACCAGAAGCTGCTTCAATCAATCCAAAAG ATGTTTGCATCGTGGGTGTTGCTCGGACACCTATGGGTGGTTTTCTTGGCTCACTTTCATCAGTTCCGGCAACAAAGCTCGGATCTATAGCTATTCAGA GTGCTTTGAAGAGAGCAACTATTGATCCATCACTTGTACAAGAAGTTTTCTTCGGAAATGTACTTAGCGCAAACTTAGGACAGGCTCCTGCCCGCCAGGCAGCATTGGGTGCCGGAATCCCGAATTCAGTAGTCTGTACAACCATCAACAAAGTCTGTGCCTCTGGAATGAAAG CAACCATGCTAGCAGCACAAAGCATCCAGTTGGGTCTCAATGACGTTGTTGTGGCCGGTGGCATGGAAAGCATGTCAAATGCCCCAAAATACATCGCAGAGGCGAG GAAAGGATCTCGACTTGGGCATGACTCTCTTGTTGATGGAATGCTGAAAGATGGACTCTGGGATGTTTACAACGACGTGGGCATGGGTGTGTGCGCTGAATTATGTGCTGAGCACCATAGCATTACAAGAGAGCAGCAG GACGATTTCGCAGTCCAAAGTTTCGAGCGTGGAATTGCTGCTCAAGATGCCAATTCCTTTGCTTGGGAGATTACTCCA GTTGAAGTTTCCGGTGGGAGAGGACGACCATCCACCATTGTTGACAAGGATGAAGGTCTTGGAAAG TTTGATGCTGCAAAATTGAGGAAGCTAAGGCCGAGTTTCAAGGAAACGGGCGGAACTGTCACAGCTGGAAACGCTTCTAGCATAAG TGATGGTGCCGCGGCTCTTGTTTTAGTTAGTGGACAGAAAGCTCTTGAACTTGGGCTTACAGTCATTGCTAAGATCTCTGGATATGCTGATGCCGCTCAT GCTCCGGAACTGTTTACGACTGCCCCAGCTCTAGCAATCCCCAAAGCACTCAAGAATGCTGGTATAGAAGCATCTAAAGTAGACTATTACGAAATCAATGAAGCTTTTGCAGTTGTGGCTCTTGCAAATCAGAAGCTATTGGATCTTAGTCCG GAAAGAGTTAACATACACGGTGGAGCTGTATCTCTGGGGCATCCTCTTGGTTGCAGTGGTGCTCGTATCTTGGTCACTCTTTTGGGG GTTTTGAGGCAAAAGAACGGAAAGTATGGTGTTGGTGGTGTTTGCaatggaggaggaggcgcctcGGCCCTCGTCTTAGAACTCGTGTAA